From Ascochyta rabiei chromosome 16, complete sequence, the proteins below share one genomic window:
- a CDS encoding Long-chain base-1-phosphate phosphatase, whose translation MSLPHDAPASVRAEPRLAAPSTPAHKEKRLDAGNRHHDHYARRLPAWRNALRQRLIPIVRWETPWLAWMQANTRTPALDTYFAYTANLGTHTFFMVFLPIQFWCGYTSLGRATVFMLAAGIYWSGFLKDMLCLPRPLSPPLARISMSGSAALEYGFPSSHSTNAVSVTFYAIYMLRQADEYNSWVSAALHALFYLYALSIIVGRLYCGMHGFLDVLVGSMLGAVITVFQLALSDWIDSWVFSGSYKDVVVATLVVFVLVRIHPEPADDCPCFDDSVAFSGVVVGINIGAWHYAQSGFAINHVYPSTVPFELAQIGWPRAIIRTLLGVVIIFVWRATAKPALFKTLPPLFRLLERGRMNLPRAFFLNASSYTSIPNMRDDDNVIPPASQLPQMLKNLAHPRKRSVSVGPQSASDAYETLAYRNRWRRGSVNSSDGTVFEDLEWSSTSPSQTVTPAVEKGQPLLGAGLLPTPMASRVHSYEQMMEIGNVRGLDGSVETPPESDTDLTSDISLKNEEEIEKREIFMKLTKPRVRYDVEVVTKLIVYAGIGWLAVGIDPIIFEMVGLGMGIRP comes from the exons ATGAGTCTCCCGCATGATGCGCCTGCGAGCGTGAGAGCCGAGCCGCGGCTCGCTGCACCGTCCACGCCGGCGCACAAGGAGAAGCGGCTGGACGCTGGGAACCGACACCACGACCACT ATGCTCGACGACTGCCCGCCTGGCGCAATGCCCTGCGCCAGCGCCTCATACCCATCGTCCGCTGGGAGACGCCGTGGCTCGCCTGGATGCAAGCCAACACCCGCACGCCCGCCCTCGACACCTACTTCGCCTACACCGCCAACCTGGGCACCCACACCTTCTTCATGGTCTTCCTGCCAATCCAGTTCTGGTGCGGCTATACAAGCCTGGGCCGAGC CACCGTCTTCATGCTCGCCGCGGGAATCTACTGGAGCGGCTTCCTGAAAGACATGCTATGTCTGCCTCGCCCTCTGTCGCCGCCCCTTGCCCGTATCTCCATGTCCGGCTCGGCTGCGCTCGAGTACGGCTTCCCCTCCTCGCATTCAACAAACGCCGTCTCCGTCACCTTCTACGCCATATACATGCTGCGCCAAGCAGACGAGTACAACTCGTGGGTCAGCGCCGCTCTCCACGCCCTCTTCTACCTCTACGCCCTCTCCATCATCGTGGGCCGGTTGTACTGCGGCATGCATGGCTTTCTCGACGTCCTGGTCGGGAGTATGCTTGGCGCTGTCATCACCGTCTTCCAGCTGGCCCTCAGCGATTGGATCGACTCGTGGGTCTTCAGTGGATCCTACAAAGACGTAGTCGTTGCCACTCTCGTTGTTTTCGTCCTGGTCCGCATTCACCCCGAGCCTGCTGATGATTGTCCGTGTTTCGACGACAGTGTCGCCTTCTCTGGCGTCGTCGTGGGTATCAACATCGGCGCATGGCATTACGCGCAGTCTGGGTTTGCCATCAACCATGTGTACCCCTCGACGGTGCCCTTTGAGCTGGCCCAGATAGGATGGCCCAGGGCCATCATTCGTACCTTGCTTGGTGTTGTCATCATCTTTGTATGGAGGGCGACAGCAAAGCCTGCACTGTTCAAGACATTGCCACCGCTGTTCCGCTTGCTGGAACGAGGCCGCATGAACCTTCCCCGCGCCTTCTTTCTGAACGCCTCATCGTATACATCGATTCCTAACATGCGTGATGACGACAACGTCATCCCACCAGCTTCTCAGCTTCCACAGATGCTCAAGAATTTGGCCCACCCTCGTAAACGATCAGTCTCGGTCGGTCCCCAATCTGCCTCGGATGCCTACGAAACACTCGCGTATCGCAATCGATGGCGACGAGGAAGCGTCAACTCGTCCGATGGCACGGTGTTTGAAGATTTGGAATGGTCATCGACTTCTCCGTCTCAAACAGTGACGCCTGCGGTCGAGAAAGGCCAACCACTTTTGGGAGCGGGCCTTTTACCAACGCCAATGGCTTCTCGCGTCCATTCCTATGAGCAGATGATGGAAATCGGCAACGTTCGAGGCCTAGATGGCAGCGTAGAAACCCCACCAGAAAGTGACACGGATCTTACAAGTGATATCTCGCTGAAGAATGAGGAAGAAATCGAAAAACGAGAAATCTTTATGAAGCTCACAAAACCGCGAGTGCGCTACGATGTCGAAGTGGTCACGAAGCTGATTGTATACGCTG
- a CDS encoding RHO4 protein, translating to MATAPSQNYDYLRRKQSTKAPGATTITPTNNTNITEPPQFSKKLVVVGDGGCGKTCLLISYSSGNFPEKYVPTVFENYITQTPHLPTGKMVELALWDTAGQEEYDRLRPLSYPETDIIFVCFAIDCPNSLENVMDKWYPEVLHFCPTTPLMLLGLKSDLRNKKNCIELLKTQGLTPVTPDQGRAVAKKMGAMYMECSSKEQEGVEDIFDTAVTIAVGDEWKTPADIRRETVSSSAPGRSPTSMSDMPVKKQKKSKGCTIL from the exons ATGGCCACCGCACCCTCGCAAAACTACGACTACCTGCGCCGCAAGCAGAGCACAAAAGCACCAGGCGCTACGACTATCACACCG ACAAACAACACAAACATCACAGAGCCCCCGCAATTCTCCAAGAagctcgtcgtcgtcggcgacGGCGGTTGCGGCAAGACATGTCTGCTGATCAGCTACAGCTCCGGCAACTTTCCAGAG AAATACGTGCCAACCGTGTTTGAGAACTACATCACCCAGACGCCGCATCTGCCCACCGGTAAGATGGTCGAGCTGGCGCTGTGGGATACTGCCGGACAGGAAGAATACGACCGCCTGCGACCGCTCTCCTACCCAGAAACTGACATCATCTTTGTTTGTTTCGCCATCGACTGCCCCAACTCGCTCGAAAATGTCATGGACAAG TGGTACCCCGAGGTCCTCCACTTCTGCCCCACAACACCGCTGATGCTTCTTGGTCTCAAGTCCGATCTTCGCAACAAGAAGAACTGCATTGAGCTGCTCAAGACCCAAGGCCTGACGCCTGTCACACCGGACCAAGGCCGTGCTGTCGCCAAGAAGATGGGCGCCATGTACATGGAGTGCAGTAGTAAAGAGCAGGAGGGTGTCGAGGACATCTTCGACACAGCCGTCACCATCGCTGTCGGCGATGAGTGGAAGACACCAGCAGACATCCGCAGAGAGACCGTTTCATCGTCAGCACCTGGGCGGAGTCCCACCTCCATGTCCGACATGCCTGTTaagaaacag
- a CDS encoding RHO4 protein, variant 2 — translation MATAPSQNYDYLRRKQSTKAPGATTITPVRKPTRTPSERNSNGTVSSYGTTQTNNTNITEPPQFSKKLVVVGDGGCGKTCLLISYSSGNFPEKYVPTVFENYITQTPHLPTGKMVELALWDTAGQEEYDRLRPLSYPETDIIFVCFAIDCPNSLENVMDKWYPEVLHFCPTTPLMLLGLKSDLRNKKNCIELLKTQGLTPVTPDQGRAVAKKMGAMYMECSSKEQEGVEDIFDTAVTIAVGDEWKTPADIRRETVSSSAPGRSPTSMSDMPVKKQKKSKGCTIL, via the exons ATGGCCACCGCACCCTCGCAAAACTACGACTACCTGCGCCGCAAGCAGAGCACAAAAGCACCAGGCGCTACGACTATCACACCGGTCCGCAAACCCACACGCACACCCAGCGAGCGCAACAGCAATGGCACAGTCAGCTCATACGGCACAACGCAGACAAACAACACAAACATCACAGAGCCCCCGCAATTCTCCAAGAagctcgtcgtcgtcggcgacGGCGGTTGCGGCAAGACATGTCTGCTGATCAGCTACAGCTCCGGCAACTTTCCAGAG AAATACGTGCCAACCGTGTTTGAGAACTACATCACCCAGACGCCGCATCTGCCCACCGGTAAGATGGTCGAGCTGGCGCTGTGGGATACTGCCGGACAGGAAGAATACGACCGCCTGCGACCGCTCTCCTACCCAGAAACTGACATCATCTTTGTTTGTTTCGCCATCGACTGCCCCAACTCGCTCGAAAATGTCATGGACAAG TGGTACCCCGAGGTCCTCCACTTCTGCCCCACAACACCGCTGATGCTTCTTGGTCTCAAGTCCGATCTTCGCAACAAGAAGAACTGCATTGAGCTGCTCAAGACCCAAGGCCTGACGCCTGTCACACCGGACCAAGGCCGTGCTGTCGCCAAGAAGATGGGCGCCATGTACATGGAGTGCAGTAGTAAAGAGCAGGAGGGTGTCGAGGACATCTTCGACACAGCCGTCACCATCGCTGTCGGCGATGAGTGGAAGACACCAGCAGACATCCGCAGAGAGACCGTTTCATCGTCAGCACCTGGGCGGAGTCCCACCTCCATGTCCGACATGCCTGTTaagaaacag